The proteins below are encoded in one region of Gemmatimonadota bacterium:
- a CDS encoding DinB family protein: protein MLTRLLDHLIWADLRTADALATLPMPDAELLRLYAHVLGAEAVWLARIAGRSGDVLVWPTLSLEECRQLAAANHAEFVMMQGALDDGDGERVVSYANTRGERFDNTVAEILHHVCLHGMYHRGQVMLGIRQEEGTPISTDFIVFARGA from the coding sequence ATGCTCACCCGCCTACTCGACCACCTGATCTGGGCCGACCTCCGCACCGCGGACGCGCTGGCGACGCTCCCCATGCCCGACGCCGAGCTGCTGCGGCTCTACGCCCACGTCCTCGGCGCCGAAGCGGTGTGGTTGGCCAGGATTGCCGGCCGGAGCGGTGATGTGCTGGTGTGGCCGACGCTCTCGCTCGAGGAATGTCGCCAACTCGCAGCCGCCAACCACGCCGAGTTCGTGATGATGCAGGGTGCCCTCGACGATGGTGATGGCGAGCGGGTGGTCAGCTACGCCAATACCCGCGGCGAACGATTCGACAACACTGTCGCCGAGATCCTCCACCACGTCTGTCTGCACGGGATGTATCATCGCGGCCAGGTGATGCTCGGCATTCGCCAGGAAGAGGGGACGCCAATCTCGACCGATTTCATCGTCTTCGCCCGCGGCGCATAA